GCGTTCGCAGCGGCTCGGCGCTCATGCGGCCTTCCTCCGTCACATTGACGATGCTGCACCGGGCGCAGCTTTCGACCACCTCGAAGTGCAGCCCGCCGATGCGGATACGCCGCCAGCAGTCCTCGCTGTAGGGGGGCAGGTCGCCGCCGATCAACAGATTGGGCCGGAAATCCTGCACCGTGACCGGGCGGGGGCTGCGGGTGTTCACGTCGGCAAGCGACGCGGCGGTGATCAGGTTGAAGGGATTGCCGTCGACATACGCCAGAAGCGAGCGGTAAGGCCTGCCGGTGGGCTGCCAGCGCTCCACGTCGTCTGGCAGGTGCAGCAGCGTGCAGCCGTCGTCCAGATAATCGCTGAACCACGCGGTTGCCTCGTCCGATACCTCGGTGCCCCCGACCTCGCTCCCCCAGAAGTCGATGCTCTGGCCCTCTTTCTGGGGCTGTGCAGGCACATGCAGCCTCGGCATGCCGGGCGCTTCCACCCGCAGGCCCGCGCCTTCCAGCGTCACCTGAAG
This region of Deinococcus ruber genomic DNA includes:
- a CDS encoding MOSC domain-containing protein; amino-acid sequence: MPTPPAPLTLSALYIYPIKSAGGIQLDSSEVGPRGLHLDRRWMVIDQGRQPVTQRQFPRMRQLQVTLEGAGLRVEAPGMPRLHVPAQPQKEGQSIDFWGSEVGGTEVSDEATAWFSDYLDDGCTLLHLPDDVERWQPTGRPYRSLLAYVDGNPFNLITAASLADVNTRSPRPVTVQDFRPNLLIGGDLPPYSEDCWRRIRIGGLHFEVVESCARCSIVNVTEEGRMSAEPLRTLTRTRQRDRKVPFGQNMVQDAPYEERTGRLQVGDVLEVLEVGDTPNPMY